A stretch of Dysidea avara chromosome 5, odDysAvar1.4, whole genome shotgun sequence DNA encodes these proteins:
- the LOC136256386 gene encoding terminal uridylyltransferase 4-like translates to MESESVVVKEIAEANNKPSSSDAANNSSADKVVAKQKSNVKKPSTRQLLELEQDFIIPVEPSTAPQRFKGASQLFKCELCRRHFESVSGAKGHTQEKKHKEKKNLKKVEEGLKLVGVPSKEQFDAITVKVEQVYKEWSAEASGQIPIREKIVSDFDQFLKTIDGCENITVELFGSTYSRFALKDSDINMNLIFKDNSIKGVSNYFKVMRSISKRLIELADSSNDADYINYEDHLYSPVSHITFIHKPSGLKCHVRFGCHHEVPVRTSQLLRMYGEVDRRVKVLGVVFKYWARLCQLDAQILGSYPSQMFVLMVVHYLQQIATPVVPIPPKPDNFTEVTQCLEHAEEYLTEVDHTIKSWKVTNKDTIGMLWLGLFRFYCDEDIIGGTVVQVTTLEALHKQDRNWSIHKLVVCSPFNPSYNIGKGSASQNMYLYMKICLKATMVYFGRNSSNNQNRLTASNEKTTVPERTSKSTTVKKTTPTLSSSHTSQDKSNTSNDSSPTHQDAAGEAQEEHNSGNKTEQPLTNGLLIKSEDSDVNDDEILHQLMESCDINGGSHDHDTSCDQRDGDSMIVEDVESTISQCSGVGRGDYLQYDFVASYFIIKKLPEVCSVCKQEGHIYTSPDCADKEEEVKLGTFSPLSAEHFKQLEALFTNLKERICLKASDKWKRREICSILQHYIRNIYPDSELMLFGSSANEFGTPTSDIDISMKLPEHHECLQHDQKSEIISTVAKELRARKQSHWWANSVISIVTARVPIVKVKLMQRWDELECDISMGNYLALHNTKLLSSYASIDYRVPILGHVLKEFAKSCDICDASAGSLSSYAYILLLLHYLQQVKPPVVPVLQQIGKPDVVGVDGWNCWFYRFDHLSQLAKVWPHVGENKSSVGELWVNFFKYYLEKFDWKRDVVTIRQLEQLSKLEKEWASKRACIEDPFNLDHNLSNHLSVKMWSYIRHVFKYAHDHFANPSLYNQQLTIEKVLTVGFTMEVPQDGLCHSCGKRGHLSRNCPNSENMRKPYITCFRCGKLGHVKSKCPQLESEEHGESPDNAAIQSAIIKKKKKNKSFAKDIEINLPGSCNNSLSESSPESHQTVPFRSHEHSRSPIRQSSPFKQSSPQLLTPTPTHPSMMTQPLLPPYPQPSYSVPYTASRMLGSSPTTHQNRNYIPPHQPLLMTPRGHYDHSPKHKQHHHRHQQPYPMKHGPAGIPNPLVVPVGGPGSVEGGYFMQQQQREYLFPPPTMQPAQQYEMPQSKHNSSFITQQMDDPTIHNPTPPTTATAASVKTTAAEDIENIDWKELSDDTTRKIRKSKYRPKSTTQASNNFSTSPPSAGESSLGKPVIKGVSTRRGGRGRARMSRDTSSGHGSKQKHQQR, encoded by the exons GCCCCTCAGAGGTTCAAAGGTGCATCCCAATTGTTCAAGTGTGAATTGTGTAGGAGACACTTTGAAAGTGTGTCAGGAGCTAAGGGCCACACTCAAGAGAAGAAACACAAGGAAAAGAAAAAT TTAAAGAAGGTAGAGGAAGGGTTGAAGCTAGTCGGTGTACCCAGCAAGGAACAGTTTGATGCCATCACTGTCAAGGTGGAACAGGTCTACAAGGAGTGGTCTGCTGAAGCTTCTGGGCAGATCCCAATAAGAGAGAAGATTGTGTCTGACTTTGATCAGTTTCTAAAGACTATTGATGGATGTGAAA ACATCACAGTGGAATTGTTTGGCTCCACATATAGTCGGTTTGCACTCAAGGACAGTGACATCAACATGAACCTCATCTTCAAGGATAACTCGATAAAGGGGGTG TCCAATTACTTCAAAGTGATGCGCAGCATTAGCAAGCGTCTGATTGAGTTAG CTGACAGTAGTAATGACGCAGACTACATTAACTACGAGGACCATCTGTATTCTCCTGTGTCTCATATCACTTTTATACACAAGCCAAG TGGTCTGAAGTGTCATGTTCGGTTTGGCTGTCATCATGAAGTG CCTGTGAGGACCAGTCAGTTGTTGAGGATGTATGGTGAAGTGGATCGTCGAGTGAAAGTGTTAGGAGTTGTGTTTAAGTATTGGGCAAGG TTGTGTCAACTTGATGCACAGATCCTGGGCTCCTACCCATCTCAGATGTTTGTACTGATGGTTGTGCATTATCTGCAACAAATAGCCACACCTGTGGTGCCTATTCCTCCAAAG CCTGATAATTTCACTGAGGTTACACAATGCCTGGAGCATGCTGAGGAATACCTCACTGAAGTGGATCACACGATCAAATCATGGAAGGTCACTAATAAGGATACTATTGGGATGTTGTGGCTTGGATTGTTCAG GTTCTACTGTGATGAAGACATCATTGGTGGTACTGTGGTACAGGTGACCACACTGGAGGCACTACACAAACAAGATCGTAACTGGTCCATACATAAACTAGTTGTATGCA GTCCCTTTAATCCATCCTACAACATTGGCAAGGGTAGTGCCAGTCAGAATA TGTATCTGTATATGAAGATCTGCTTAAAGGCAACGATGGTCTACTTTGGTAGGAACTCTTCCAACAATCAGAATAGGTTAACAGCCAGTAATG AAAAGACAACTGTGCCAGAAAGAACCTCAAAATCTACTACAGTTAAGAAAACCACGCCCACACTAAGCAGTAGCCACACCTCCCAGGATAAAAGTAACACCTCTAATGATAGCAGCCCCACCCACCAAGATGCAGCAGGTGAAGCACAAGAGGAACATAATTCTGGCAACAAAACTGAACAACCATTAACTAATGGACTACTCATCAAATCAGAAGACAGTGATGTCAATGATGATGAAATATTACACCAGTTAATGGAGTCATGTGATATTAatggtggatcacatgatcatgacACATCATGTGATCAGAGAGATGGGGATAGTATGATAGTGGAAGATGTGGAGTCTACCATCAGCCAGTGTAGCGGTGTTGGTAGAGGAGATTATCTGCAATATGACTTTGTGGCTTCGTATTTTAtaataaaa AAGTTACCAGAGGTGTGTTCAGTATGTAAACAAGAAGGGCACATCTACACTAGTCCA GACTGTGCTGACAAGGAAGAAGAAGTGAAACTAGGAACATTCTCTCCATTATCAGCTGAACATTTCAAGCAGCTGGAAGCACTGTTCACTAACCTGAAAG AAAGGATATGTTTAAAGGCTAGTGATAAATGGAAGAGGAGAGAAATCTGTAGTATTCTTCAACATTATATCAGAAATATTTACCCAG ATTCTGAGTTAATGCTGTTTGGTTCTTCTGCTAACGAGTTCGGTACCCCAACCAGTGACATTGACATCAGTATGAAACTGCCTGAGCACCATGag TGTCTACAACATGATCAGAAAAGTGAAATAATCTCAACTGTGGCTAAAGAATTGAGAGCAAGAAAACAAAGCC ATTGGTGGGCTAATTCAGTCATATCTATAGTCACTGCTAGAGTTCCCATTGTGAAAGTGAAACTGATGCAACG ATGGGATGAACTAGAGTGTGACATCAGTATGGGAAACTACTTG GCACTTCATAATACTAAGCTGTTGTCTTCTTATGCCTCCATTGACTACAGAGTACCAATATTGGGACATGTTCTGAAAGAGTTTGCTAAG aGCTGTGATATTTGTGATGCTTCAGCTGGTAGTCTGTCATCGTATGCATATATCTTGCTCCTGTTGCACTATCTACAACAAGTGAAACCACCTGTAGTACCAGTACTGCAACAG ATTGGCAAGCCTGACGTTGTAGGTGTTGATGGTTGGAATTGCTGGTTCTACCGGTTTGACCACCTATCCCAGCTG GCAAAGGTGTGGCCCCATGTGGGAGAGAACAAGAGTAGCGTAGGAGAGCTATGGGTGAACTTCTTCAA GTACTACTTAGAAAAATTTGACTGGAAGAGAGATGTGGTCACCATTAGACAACTGGAACAACTAAGTAAACTAGAAAAAGAGTGGGCTTCAAAGCGAGCTTGTATAGAAG ATCCTTTCAATCTGGACCATAACCTATCTAACCATTTGAGTGTTAAAA TGTGGAGCTACATACGTCATGTGTTCAAGTATGCTCATGATCACTTTGCTAACCCAAGTCTGTATAACCAGCAACTGACCATT GAAAAAGTGCTTACAGTTGGTTTTACTATGGAGGTACCACAGGATGGACTGTGCCATAGTTGTGGGAAACGTGGTCACCTGTCTCGTAACTGTCCCAACTCTGAGAATATGAGAAAGCCATATATCACCTGCTTTAGATGTGGAAAACTAGGACATGTCAAATCAAAATGTCCTCAGCTAGAGTCAGAAG AGCATGGGGAATCACCTGACAATGCTGCCATTCAATCTGCAATTAttaagaaaaagaagaaaaacaaaTCCTTTGCAAAAGACATTGAAATAAATTTACCTGGGTCATGTAATAACTCCTTATCAGAGTCATCTCCTGAAAGTCATCAAACTGTGCCATTTCGTTCTCATG AACACTCCAGAAGTCCAATCAGACAGTCTAGTCCTTTTAAACAATCCAGCCCTCAACTCCTTACTCCAACACCAACACATCCCTCTATGATGACTCAACCACTTCTCCCACCCTACCCACAACCCAGTTATTCTGTACCATACACTGCAAGCAGAATGTTGGGCTCATCTCCTACTACACATCAGAACAGAAACTACATACCACCTCACCAACCTCTCTTAATGACCCCACGAGGACATTATGATCACTCTCCCAAACATAAACAGCATCATCATCGTCACCAGCAACCATATCCGATGAAGCATGGTCCTGCAGGAATTCCCAATCCATTAGTAGTTCCTGTTGGTGGGCCTGGTAGTGTTGAAGGTGGCTATTTTATGCAGCAGCAACAACGGGAGTACTTATTCCCTCCTCCAACAATGCAGCCTGCTCAACAATATGAAATGCCACAAAGCAAACACAATTCTAGTTTTATTACCCAGCAAATGGATGACCCGACAATACACAATCCTACACCACCAACTACTGCCACTGCTGCTAGTGTTAAAACTACAGCAGCTGAAGATATTGAAAATATCGATTGGAAGGAACTCAGTGATGATACAACACGTAAAATTCGGAAATCAAAATATAGACCCAAATCTACGACACAGGCATCTAATAACTTTTCAACTAGTCCACCTTCTGCAGGTGAATCATCACTGGGGAAGCCTGTGATAAAGGGAGTTAGTACCAGAAGAGGTGGTAGGGGTAGAGCAAGAATGTCAAGAGATACGTCCAGTGGACATGGTAGCAAACAGAAACACCAACAAAGATAG